Proteins encoded within one genomic window of Bombina bombina isolate aBomBom1 chromosome 1, aBomBom1.pri, whole genome shotgun sequence:
- the DLGAP5 gene encoding disks large-associated protein 5 — MDIRSQFTNRYKKDLSTEYIRTKVARRKSISQKENRHNEFKKSRGLSLADVNISIVKECELPSLEEVAEISVSKGNEKADGCKIKDKMLNERRELLLRFKEEKQLRKLKEQREKASRGIFKCGVYKPDDTLAPVVNSQTTSKAKPKEKPLPPTATRVTRSMAKVEPTVKKTTRPQQTMATVFNSSKNTSERSIPKGRGLSATAKKPDKETKVLTAPLATRAAALTGSKLPSRNTTVSRPQKNIIKEKTNQTINQQAETVEKSIAVSKPILEEDVTPAVLKDDAMRNLEDLKKERKPSFAPQNFTFQPLDGLAPFKFQPSTPPSMPNATPCFTWSPMRSERNAAILNIPESLPHEDCERVLDQMPSVEQSPKPDSSKLQMDTHSSKTEAKECTNEECPVISDSVSPETHESVTETAPNENVPAAPAEEPKHDVPYFRNILKSEIRRLTAMCTQWEEKFEIDIPEEGKI; from the exons ATGGATATTCGGTCACAGTTTACTAACAGATACAAAAAGGATCTCAGTACAGAATATATAAGAACGAAAGTTGCCCGGCGTAAATCTATATCACAAAAAGAGAACAGACACAATGAGTTTAAGAAAAGCAGAGGGTTGTCACTGGCAGATGTGAATATTTCCATTGTGAAGGAGTGTGAGCTACCGTCACTAGAGGAGGTGGCTGAGATAAGTGTATCCAAAGGAAATGAAAAAGCAGATG gttgcaAAATTAAAGATAAAATGCTGAACGAGCGCCGTGAACTGCTGCTGCGATTCAAAGAGGAAAAACAACTGAGAAAATTAAAAGAGCAGAGAGAGAAAGCAAGTCGTGGGATTTTCAAATGTGGTGTTTACAAGCCAGATGATACGCTCGCTCCGGTTGTGAACTCTCAGACGACCAGCAAGGCCAAACCAAAGGAAAAG ccactcCCTCCTACAGCCACACGAGTTACAAGATCAATGGCCAAAGTGGAGCCAACAGTGAAAAAGACAACCCGTCCCCAACAAACTATG GCCACAGTGTTTAACAGCAGCAAAAACACAAGTGAGCGTTCTATACCGAAAGGTCGCGGTCTGTCTGCAACTGCAAAGAAACCTGATAAAGAGACTAAAG ttTTAACTGCTCCACTTGCAACTAGAGCTGCAGCGCTTACTGGAAGTAAACTGCCCTCCAGAAATACTACAG TTTCCAGACCTCAGAAAAATATTATCAAGGAAAAGACAAATCAAACAATCAACCAGCAAGCTGAAACTGTTGAG AAGAGTATAGCTGTTAGTAAACCTATTTTGGAAGAGGATGTAACACCGGCTGTTTTAAAGGATGATGCTATGAGAAATTTGGAAGATTTGAAGAAAGAAAGGAAACCTTCTTTTGCACCCCAGAATTTTACATTCCAACCATTGGATGGGTTAGCTCCCTTCAAATTCCAGCCGAGCACTCCTCCTTCCATGCCTAATGCTACACCGTGCTTTACGTGGAGCCCAATGAGATCGGAAAG AAATGCTGCCATCTTAAACATCCCAGAGTCTCTACCACATGAAGACTGTGAAAGAGTGTTAGACCAGATGCCTTCAGTAGAACAAAGTCCGAAGCCTGACTCCTCTAAACTCCAGATGGACACACATTCATCAAAAACTGAGGCGAAAG AATGTACAAATGAAGAATGTCCGGTTATATCAGACTCTGTATCTCCCGAAACCCATGAATCTGTTACTGAGACTGCTCCGAATGAAAATGTCCCAGCAGCCCCTGCTGAGGAGCCAAAGCATGACGTGCCTTACTTCAG GAATATTCTGAAATCTGAGATTCGCAGACTGACAGCAATGTGCACCCAGTGGGAGGAAAAATTTGAAATAGACATTCCAGAGGAAGGTAAGATATAG